A window of the Serinus canaria isolate serCan28SL12 chromosome 27, serCan2020, whole genome shotgun sequence genome harbors these coding sequences:
- the FZD2 gene encoding frizzled-2, with product MGPLGVLPALAWLLAGLSVPAPSRAQLHGEKGISIPDHGFCQPISIPLCTDIAYNQTIMPNLLGHTNQEDAGLEVHQFYPLVKVQCSLELKFFLCSMYAPVCTVLEQAIPPCRSICERARQGCEALMNKFGFQWPERLRCENFPRHGAEQICVGQNHSEDGSSPALLTSATPLAGQGTPGAPRYATLDHPFHCPRALKVPSYLNYKFLGEKDCAAPCEPTRPDGHMFFNEDEIRFARIWILIWSVLCCASTFFTVTTYLVDMQRFRYPERPIIFLSGCYTMVSVAYIAGFVLEERVVCNERFQEDGYRTVVQGTKKEGCTILFMMLYFFSMASSIWWVILSLTWFLAAGMKWGHEAIEANSQYFHLAAWAVPAVKTITILAMGQIDGDLLSGVCFVGLNNIDPLRGFVLAPLFVYLFIGTSFLLAGFVSLFRIRTIMKHGGTKTEKLERLMVRIGVFSVLYTVPATIVIACYFYEQAFREHWERSWISQNCKSLAIPCPLHFTPRMTPDFTVYMIKYLMTLIVGITSGFWIWSGKTLHSWRKFYTRLTNSKQGETTV from the coding sequence ATGGGCCCCCTCGGCGTGCTGCCcgccctggcctggctgctggcgGGGCTGAGCGTGCCAGCGCCGAGCCGGGCCCAGCTGCACGGCGAGAAGGGCATCTCCATCCCCGACCACGGCTTCTGCCAGCCCATCTCCATCCCGCTCTGCACCGACATCGCCTACAACCAGACCATAATGCCCAACCTGCTGGGTCACACCAACCAGGAGGACGCGGGGCTGGAGGTCCACCAGTTCTACCCGCTGGTGAAGGTTCAGTGCTCGCTGGAGTTGAAGTTCTTCCTGTGCTCCATGTACGCGCCGGTTTGCACGGTACTGGAGCAGGCCATCCCACCGTGCCGCTCCATCTGCGAGCGGGCACGCCAGGGCTGCGAGGCCCTCATGAACAAATTCGGGTTCCAGTGGCCGGAGCGGTTGCGTTGTGAGAACTTCCCCCGGCACGGCGCCGAGCAGATCTGTGTGGGGCAGAACCACTCGGAGGATGGCAGCTCCCCAGCGCTGCTGACCAGTGCCACGCCACTGGCCGGCCAGGGCACCCCCGGCGCCCCTCGCTACGCCACCCTCGACCACCCCTTCCACTGCCCACGGGCGCTGAAGGTGCCCAGCTACCTCAACTACAAGTTCCTGGGGGAGAAGGACTGCGCGGCGCCCTGCGAGCCCACCCGGCCCGACGGCCACATGTTCTTCAACGAGGACGAGATTCGCTTCGCCCGCATCTGGATCCTCATCTGGTCCGTCCTGTGCTGCGCCTCCACCTTCTTCACTGTCACCACCTACCTGGTGGACATGCAGCGCTTCCGCTACCCCGAGCGACCCATCATCTTCCTCTCGGGCTGCTACACCATGGTGTCGGTGGCCTACATCGCTGGCTTCGTGCTGGAGGAGAGGGTGGTCTGCAACGAGCGCTTCCAGGAGGACGGCTATCGCACTGTGGTGCAGGGCACCAAGAAGGAGGGCTGCACCATCCTCTTCATGATGCTCTACTTCTTCAGCATGGCCAGCTCCATCTGGTGGGTCATCCTCTCCCTCACCTGGTTCCTGGCTGCCGGCATGAAATGGGGCCACGAGGCCATTGAGGCCAACTCCCAGTACTTCCACTTGGCcgcctgggcagtgccagcggTCAAGACCATCACCATCCTGGCCATGGGGCAGATTGATGGGGACCTGCTGAGCGGCGTCTGCTTTGTGGGCCTCAACAACATTGACCCTCTGCGAGGCTTCGTGCTGGCCCCACTCTTCGTCTACCTCTTCATAGGCACCTCCTTCCTCCTGGCCGGTTTCGTCTCCCTCTTCCGCATCCGCACCATCATGAAGCACGGCGGCACCAAGACGGAGAAGCTGGAGCGGCTCATGGTTCGCATCGGGGTCTTCAGCGTGCTCTACACCGTCCCGGCCACCATCGTCATCGCCTGCTACTTCTACGAGCAGGCCTTCCGCGAGCACTGGGAGCGCAGCTGGATCAGCCAGAACTGCAAGAGCTTGGCCATCCCCTGCCCGCTGCACTTCACCCCCCGCATGACCCCCGACTTCACCGTCTACATGATCAAGTATCTCATGACTCTGATCGTGGGCATCACCTCTGGGTTTTGGATATGGTCGGGCAAAACCCTGCACTCCTGGAGGAAGTTCTACACTCGGCTCACCAACAGCAAGCAGGGCGAGACCACGGTGTGA